The following coding sequences are from one Apus apus isolate bApuApu2 chromosome 28, bApuApu2.pri.cur, whole genome shotgun sequence window:
- the ASIC1 gene encoding acid-sensing ion channel 1 isoform X3 — protein MTMKGGTGNGLEIMLDIQQDEYLPVWGETDETSFEAGIKVQIHSQDEPPLIDQLGFGVAPGFQTFVSCQEQRLIYLPPPWGDCKAGPGDSEFYDTYSITACRIDCETRYLVENCNCRMVHMPGDAPYCTPEQYKECADPALDFLVEKDNEYCICEMPCNVTRYGKELSMVKIPSKASAKYLAKKYNKSEQYIGENILVLDIFFEALNYETIEQKKAYEVAGLLGDIGGQMGLFIGASILTVLELFDYAYEVIKHQLCRGGKCRKNHKRSNSDKGVALSMDDVKRHNPCESLRGHPAGMTYAANILPHHPARGTFEDFTC, from the exons ATGACCATGAAAGGGGGCACTGGCAACGGCCTGGAGATCATGCTGGACATTCAGCAGGACGAGTACCTGCCAGTGTGGGGGGAAACAG ATGAGACCTCGTTCGAAGCCGGGATCAAGGTGCAGATCCACAGCCAGGACGAGCCCCCACTGATCGACCAGCTGGGATTCGGGGTGGCTCCTGGCTTCCAGACCTTCGtgtcctgccaggagcagcgG CTCATCtacctgcctcctccctggggTGACTGCAAGGCTGGGCCAGGAGACTCGGAGTTCTACGACACCTACAGCATCACAGCCTGTCGCATCGACTGCGAGACCCGCTACCTGGTGGAGAACTGCAACTGCCGGATGGTGCACATGCCAG GAGATGCCCCTTACTGCACCCCGGAGCAGTACAAGGAGTGTGCAGATCCAGCCTTAG aTTTCCTGGTGGAGAAGGACAACGAGTACTGCATCTGTGAGATGCCCTGCAACGTGACCCGCTACGGGAAAGAGCTCTCCATGGTGAAGATCCCCAGCAAAGCCTCTGCCAAGTACCTGGCCAAGAAGTACAACAAGTCGGAGCAGTACATCGG GGAGAACATCCTGGTGCTGGATATCTTCTTTGAGGCCCTGAACTATGAGACGATTGAGCAGAAGAAGGCATACGAGGTGGCCGGCTTGCTGG GTGACATTGGAGGGCAGATGGGGCTGTTCATTGGGGCCAGTATCCTCACAGTACTGGAGCTGTTCGACTACGCCTACGAG GTGATAAAGCACCAGCTGTGCCGGGGGGGCAAGTGCCGCAAGAACCACAAGAGGAGCAACTCGGACAAGGGCGTCGCGCTGAGCATGGACGACGTGAAACGCCAC AACCCCTGTGAAAGCCTACGGGGCCACCCGGCGGGCATGACGTACGCAGCCAACATCCTACCTCACCACCCGGCCCGGGGCACCTTTGAGGACTTCACCTGCTAA
- the ASIC1 gene encoding acid-sensing ion channel 1 isoform X1, translating to MPLQIFCTISFSSEEGPRDAAAPGKGEDGADKFLYGQEEDEEEEEDTGAATDFVAFASSCTLHGLSHIFVEGSLGARQVLWALAFLLSLSVFLYQVADRVVYYLEYHHVTLLSEEDSPEMAFPAVTFCNINRVRLSQLSHEDLLYLAPLVDYEPGMELGFAPARPNPGDEEEPLNLYGFFNRTCHQLEDMLLSCSYRGQRCGPADFAAVFTRYGKCYTFNAGQDGKPRLMTMKGGTGNGLEIMLDIQQDEYLPVWGETDETSFEAGIKVQIHSQDEPPLIDQLGFGVAPGFQTFVSCQEQRLIYLPPPWGDCKAGPGDSEFYDTYSITACRIDCETRYLVENCNCRMVHMPGDAPYCTPEQYKECADPALDFLVEKDNEYCICEMPCNVTRYGKELSMVKIPSKASAKYLAKKYNKSEQYIGENILVLDIFFEALNYETIEQKKAYEVAGLLGDIGGQMGLFIGASILTVLELFDYAYEVIKHQLCRGGKCRKNHKRSNSDKGVALSMDDVKRHNPCESLRGHPAGMTYAANILPHHPARGTFEDFTC from the exons ATGCCTCTCCAGATATTTTGCACCATCTCCTTCTCCAGCGAGGAAGGACCAAGAGAcgctgcagctcctgggaagggagaggatgGAGCCGACAAGTTCCTGTACgggcaggaggaggatgaagaggaggaagaggacacGGGGGCTGCCACAGACTTCGTGGCCTTTGCCAGCAGCTGCACGCTGCACGGGCTGAGCCACATCTTCGTGGAAGGCAGCCTGGGTGCTCGGCAGGTGCTCTGGGCGCTggccttcctcctctccctctccgTCTTCCTCTACCAGGTGGCCGACCGCGTCGTCTACTACCTGGAGTACCACCACGTCACGCTGCTCAGCGAGGAGGACAGCCCCGAGATGGCCTTCCCAGCCGTCACCTTCTGCAACATCAACCGCGTGCGCCTCTCGCAGCTCAGCCACGAGGACCTGCTCTACCTGGCCCCCCTGGTCGACTACGAgcctgggatggagctgggttttgccccggcccggcccaaCCCCGGGGATGAGGAGGAACCCCTAAATTTGTACGGGTTTTTTAACCGCACTTGCCACCAGCTGGAGGAcatgctgctgagctgcagctacCGGGGCCAGCGCTGCGGCCCCGCAGACTTCGCAGCG GTCTTCACTCGCTATGGGAAGTGCTACACCTTCAATGCTGGGCAGGACGGGAAGCCCCGGCTCATGACCATGAAAGGGGGCACTGGCAACGGCCTGGAGATCATGCTGGACATTCAGCAGGACGAGTACCTGCCAGTGTGGGGGGAAACAG ATGAGACCTCGTTCGAAGCCGGGATCAAGGTGCAGATCCACAGCCAGGACGAGCCCCCACTGATCGACCAGCTGGGATTCGGGGTGGCTCCTGGCTTCCAGACCTTCGtgtcctgccaggagcagcgG CTCATCtacctgcctcctccctggggTGACTGCAAGGCTGGGCCAGGAGACTCGGAGTTCTACGACACCTACAGCATCACAGCCTGTCGCATCGACTGCGAGACCCGCTACCTGGTGGAGAACTGCAACTGCCGGATGGTGCACATGCCAG GAGATGCCCCTTACTGCACCCCGGAGCAGTACAAGGAGTGTGCAGATCCAGCCTTAG aTTTCCTGGTGGAGAAGGACAACGAGTACTGCATCTGTGAGATGCCCTGCAACGTGACCCGCTACGGGAAAGAGCTCTCCATGGTGAAGATCCCCAGCAAAGCCTCTGCCAAGTACCTGGCCAAGAAGTACAACAAGTCGGAGCAGTACATCGG GGAGAACATCCTGGTGCTGGATATCTTCTTTGAGGCCCTGAACTATGAGACGATTGAGCAGAAGAAGGCATACGAGGTGGCCGGCTTGCTGG GTGACATTGGAGGGCAGATGGGGCTGTTCATTGGGGCCAGTATCCTCACAGTACTGGAGCTGTTCGACTACGCCTACGAG GTGATAAAGCACCAGCTGTGCCGGGGGGGCAAGTGCCGCAAGAACCACAAGAGGAGCAACTCGGACAAGGGCGTCGCGCTGAGCATGGACGACGTGAAACGCCAC AACCCCTGTGAAAGCCTACGGGGCCACCCGGCGGGCATGACGTACGCAGCCAACATCCTACCTCACCACCCGGCCCGGGGCACCTTTGAGGACTTCACCTGCTAA